From the Acetomicrobium sp. S15 = DSM 107314 genome, one window contains:
- a CDS encoding amidohydrolase family protein produces MKAVDVHNHFYPPSYLKALKEGSGVAKVAEDADGNYILSYEGDYNVIVPGHRDMAYRLEAIERAGIDAQILSLTTPGVHIEEKNRGIALAKKANDDFAEITKRYPGRFYALAALPLQAPEAAASELERSVKELGLKGGTLFTNVDGKMLDDPSFEPIFQKAQELDVPLFLHPTTPKPADNFLDYRLAATLGFAFDTTLAVARLIFSGLLDRVPGVKLVASHLGGCLPYLAERLDRGYEAFPECKKISKPPSAYIAEVYIDCVSFNPLAVDFARKVVGVDHMMAGSDYPHQIGSLTKCTAVIEALDAPASEKEKILSGNAKTLFKM; encoded by the coding sequence ATGAAAGCCGTAGACGTGCACAACCATTTTTACCCGCCCTCGTACCTGAAAGCCCTGAAGGAAGGTTCAGGCGTCGCCAAGGTGGCGGAGGACGCGGACGGAAACTATATCCTGTCATATGAGGGGGATTATAACGTCATTGTGCCCGGTCACAGGGATATGGCATATCGCCTCGAAGCCATCGAGAGAGCGGGCATAGATGCGCAAATCTTGAGCCTCACCACGCCGGGTGTGCACATAGAGGAAAAGAATCGAGGTATAGCTTTGGCCAAAAAGGCGAACGACGACTTCGCCGAGATCACAAAAAGATATCCAGGGCGCTTCTACGCCCTGGCTGCCTTGCCTCTCCAAGCCCCCGAAGCCGCTGCCAGCGAGCTCGAGCGTTCAGTAAAGGAACTGGGGCTTAAAGGCGGAACGCTTTTTACGAACGTCGACGGCAAGATGCTCGACGATCCTTCGTTTGAACCTATATTCCAAAAGGCCCAAGAACTGGATGTGCCGCTCTTTTTGCACCCCACGACGCCAAAGCCCGCCGACAACTTCTTGGATTACAGGCTCGCAGCCACGCTGGGTTTTGCCTTTGACACTACGTTGGCTGTGGCGCGCCTGATCTTCAGCGGTCTCTTAGACAGGGTGCCCGGCGTCAAGCTCGTGGCTTCTCATCTTGGAGGCTGCCTCCCTTATCTGGCGGAAAGGCTCGACAGGGGATATGAAGCCTTCCCGGAGTGCAAAAAGATATCGAAGCCCCCATCTGCCTATATCGCCGAGGTGTACATCGATTGCGTATCTTTCAACCCACTGGCTGTAGACTTCGCCCGCAAAGTCGTGGGGGTGGACCACATGATGGCGGGGAGCGATTACCCGCACCAGATAGGGAGCCTTACCAAGTGCACGGCCGTCATAGAGGCCCTGGATGCCCCTGCATCTGAAAAAGAAAAAATTTTAAGCGGAAACGCCAAAACTTTATTTAAGATGTAG
- the nhaC gene encoding Na+/H+ antiporter NhaC, giving the protein METRNEALRGKPAERGAARKPSSLEAIVALALSFGVVIVGVRLRVGMTTPLVAGTIVAGLFARYLGYRWGELQTAMMEGIMHALPAVLILMLVGMTIGIWIIGGTVPTLVYYGLKLISPRAFLAATFILCAITSIATGTSFGTIGTIGLALIGIGEGLSIPLPMVAGAIVAGAYFGDKMSPLSDTTNVAPAMAGAELFEHIGSMMYTTVPAFLVSLAIYAVMGMRFGGEAAGGETLNAMLSTLPEAFNIGLWTLVPPLVVIVLSVRRTPAILTLTAGVVISCIWAMLTQGVDLVPVLKAATDGYASKTGIVAVDKLFTRGGLNNMMGTVALIMIATALGGILERANVLSTIIDAVLAKVKSTGALILSVIISCYAVLIISGNQMLALILPGRAFKDAFDAKNIHPRVLSRTLEDAGTMAAPLVPWSTAALFTFGILKVSAWSYAPYALLNWIVPIFSIIYGYAGFAIFKKDGDKS; this is encoded by the coding sequence ATGGAGACGAGGAATGAAGCGTTAAGAGGAAAGCCTGCGGAGAGAGGAGCAGCGAGGAAGCCTTCGTCGTTAGAGGCGATCGTCGCCTTGGCCTTATCGTTCGGCGTCGTCATCGTAGGGGTGCGGCTGAGGGTGGGGATGACCACCCCACTCGTGGCCGGAACCATAGTAGCGGGGCTTTTTGCCCGATACTTAGGTTACAGGTGGGGCGAGCTTCAAACGGCGATGATGGAAGGGATCATGCACGCCCTTCCTGCAGTCTTGATCTTGATGTTAGTGGGTATGACGATAGGCATCTGGATCATAGGGGGTACCGTGCCGACGCTCGTCTATTACGGCCTCAAACTTATAAGCCCCAGGGCTTTCTTGGCGGCTACGTTTATCTTGTGCGCTATCACCTCGATCGCTACAGGTACGTCTTTCGGCACCATAGGCACCATAGGGCTTGCCCTCATAGGGATTGGCGAAGGGCTGAGCATACCGTTACCTATGGTGGCAGGCGCGATCGTAGCAGGCGCTTATTTCGGCGACAAAATGTCACCGCTTTCAGACACCACAAACGTAGCGCCGGCTATGGCAGGGGCTGAGTTGTTCGAGCACATCGGGTCGATGATGTATACCACCGTCCCAGCTTTTTTGGTCTCTTTGGCCATTTATGCCGTAATGGGGATGAGATTTGGCGGCGAAGCGGCTGGCGGAGAGACGCTCAATGCGATGCTCTCCACGCTTCCTGAGGCCTTTAATATAGGCTTATGGACGTTAGTGCCCCCGTTGGTTGTGATTGTGCTTTCCGTAAGGCGCACCCCCGCCATATTGACCCTTACGGCTGGGGTGGTCATAAGCTGCATTTGGGCCATGCTGACCCAAGGTGTGGATTTAGTGCCGGTGCTCAAGGCAGCGACGGACGGATATGCCAGCAAGACCGGAATTGTTGCCGTAGATAAGCTCTTCACGAGGGGCGGCTTGAATAACATGATGGGCACGGTTGCGTTGATCATGATAGCCACAGCCTTAGGCGGCATCTTGGAGCGAGCCAACGTGCTTTCGACGATAATCGACGCGGTGCTTGCCAAGGTTAAAAGCACAGGGGCACTGATACTATCGGTGATCATCTCCTGTTACGCCGTGCTCATCATATCGGGCAACCAGATGCTGGCCTTGATATTGCCCGGCAGGGCTTTTAAAGACGCCTTTGACGCCAAAAACATACACCCGCGGGTGCTGTCGAGGACCTTAGAAGACGCCGGAACTATGGCGGCGCCGCTGGTTCCCTGGAGCACTGCGGCGCTCTTTACCTTTGGGATCCTCAAGGTCTCGGCGTGGTCGTACGCCCCCTACGCCCTGCTAAACTGGATAGTGCCGATATTTTCTATAATCTACGGATATGCTGGATTTGCTATTTTCAAAAAAGACGGAGACAAAAGCTAA
- a CDS encoding FAD-dependent oxidoreductase, with product MKIARFIISLGLCAISLIWTPPVLAVEELSYDVVVAGGGAGGSAAAIQAARLGASVAIIEETGTIGGQMTAAAVSTMDDMYGNRSGLYGEFIDKVKTRYAEKGKSLGTCYWSPITIAFEPHIGEAVLYEMIDETRNGKGLTPKGPRTLDVYLHSSVNRVLRQGDKITGVEADLNGSTVTIRCKILIDATEYGDILPLAGARYRAGNVLFASKEEAFLKGETQDMDARIQDITWVAVIKAYPGGVPPHLRLSLPPPGYEKMREVFKAYVTRDGFPFKGYPVKLPVNVPTHNAYRGLPHFDFPGDADASTPFTRLLLTKTGVNWANDYPGGGGYAGKSGLPVRYLEEYAFRREINAQAMLKTLGFLYYIQNELDLPWSVADDEFGSSDAFEAVKGLIPYAYEPVVYHFPPIPYVRESRRLAGTKTLTSFELRKNSESYRNGGPGHEIPTSVAVGRYVLDLHGSGETEELESEFGETAESIAKNKPVGPFQVPFEIFIPEKIDGLLAAEKNLSMTRLASGALRLQPICMLTGQAAGAIAGLAVKYDVSPRYVDPLKVQRALLEAGSTLALCHFSDVPKNHPFWPAVQIATVRGWIKTIATPTSPAPRLDDLNGILATAKKGSTKGIFGAEEPLTSQAAEHLIRCALKDSGKDTRLSLLYPQDKPLAVEEFAVCLTEAFFPGESPMHSQIERRAWALKKLEAFGALRGIEGFDPKEAISRAQAADIVMRLLTTP from the coding sequence GTGAAGATTGCACGGTTCATCATTTCGTTAGGTCTCTGCGCGATATCGCTCATTTGGACGCCTCCGGTGCTCGCGGTCGAGGAGTTGTCTTACGATGTGGTAGTCGCGGGAGGTGGCGCCGGCGGCTCGGCAGCAGCGATCCAGGCCGCCAGGCTCGGAGCTTCGGTGGCGATCATAGAGGAAACCGGCACGATCGGAGGGCAAATGACAGCCGCGGCCGTCTCTACCATGGACGACATGTACGGAAACCGTTCCGGCCTCTACGGTGAGTTCATCGACAAGGTCAAAACCCGCTACGCCGAAAAGGGCAAGTCGCTCGGAACATGCTATTGGTCTCCCATCACCATTGCCTTCGAACCACACATAGGAGAGGCAGTGCTATATGAAATGATCGACGAAACCAGAAACGGCAAAGGCTTAACCCCTAAAGGGCCGCGCACTTTAGATGTTTACCTTCATTCGTCAGTAAACCGAGTCTTACGCCAGGGCGACAAAATAACGGGGGTTGAGGCCGACCTCAATGGAAGTACCGTAACGATACGGTGCAAAATCCTGATCGACGCCACGGAATACGGCGATATTCTGCCGCTCGCGGGAGCTCGTTACAGGGCAGGCAACGTCCTCTTCGCCTCTAAAGAAGAGGCTTTCCTCAAAGGGGAGACCCAGGATATGGACGCGCGGATCCAAGACATAACGTGGGTGGCCGTGATCAAGGCGTATCCTGGAGGGGTGCCGCCGCACCTCCGCTTATCCCTGCCGCCGCCTGGGTACGAGAAGATGCGCGAGGTCTTTAAAGCCTACGTGACACGCGACGGATTCCCCTTCAAAGGATATCCTGTGAAGCTCCCCGTGAACGTGCCCACGCATAACGCATACAGGGGGTTGCCGCACTTCGACTTCCCCGGCGATGCCGACGCCTCGACGCCGTTTACGCGACTCCTCTTGACGAAGACTGGGGTGAATTGGGCCAACGACTATCCGGGCGGCGGCGGATATGCCGGCAAAAGCGGCCTACCGGTGCGATATTTAGAAGAATACGCTTTTCGCAGGGAGATCAATGCGCAGGCAATGCTCAAGACGTTGGGTTTCCTCTACTACATACAAAACGAGCTCGATCTCCCCTGGTCCGTCGCGGATGACGAGTTCGGTTCAAGCGACGCCTTCGAAGCCGTGAAGGGGCTGATTCCCTATGCCTATGAACCGGTAGTTTACCACTTCCCGCCCATTCCCTACGTCCGCGAGAGCCGCCGCCTCGCAGGGACAAAGACCCTCACGTCTTTTGAGCTGCGCAAGAACTCAGAAAGCTACAGGAACGGAGGGCCAGGTCACGAAATTCCCACTTCGGTGGCGGTGGGGCGCTACGTCTTGGACCTCCACGGAAGCGGAGAGACGGAAGAGCTCGAAAGCGAGTTCGGAGAAACGGCTGAATCCATAGCAAAAAACAAACCGGTCGGACCCTTTCAAGTTCCTTTTGAGATCTTCATTCCAGAAAAAATCGACGGCCTTTTAGCGGCGGAGAAAAACCTCTCCATGACGCGCCTGGCCTCCGGCGCCTTGAGGCTTCAGCCCATATGCATGCTCACGGGACAGGCCGCGGGCGCCATCGCCGGCCTTGCGGTCAAATACGATGTGAGTCCGCGCTACGTTGACCCTCTGAAAGTCCAGCGTGCGCTACTCGAAGCCGGTAGCACCTTGGCGCTGTGCCATTTTTCGGATGTCCCAAAGAACCACCCCTTTTGGCCTGCGGTGCAAATTGCGACCGTAAGGGGATGGATAAAGACCATCGCCACTCCTACCTCGCCAGCGCCGAGGCTCGACGATTTAAACGGCATCTTGGCGACTGCAAAAAAGGGTTCTACAAAGGGGATCTTCGGGGCAGAAGAGCCGTTGACTTCTCAGGCGGCCGAGCATCTGATCAGATGCGCGCTAAAGGATTCGGGAAAGGATACCCGCCTTTCGCTCCTTTATCCGCAGGATAAGCCGCTTGCCGTGGAAGAGTTCGCCGTCTGTCTAACGGAGGCCTTCTTCCCCGGCGAAAGCCCCATGCATTCGCAAATCGAGCGCCGCGCGTGGGCTTTAAAAAAGCTCGAAGCCTTTGGAGCCCTAAGAGGCATCGAAGGCTTCGATCCCAAAGAAGCCATTTCACGCGCCCAAGCCGCCGACATTGTCATGCGCCTGCTGACCACACCGTAG
- the treS gene encoding maltose alpha-D-glucosyltransferase: MNKLSTPVDNPLWYKDAIIYETHIRSFCDSDDNGMGDLRGLTSKLEYLRSLGITAIWLLPFYPSPLKDDGYDIADYFAVHPDYGTIGDFRAFLRRAHDIGIKVITELVLNHTSDQHPWFKRARTAKPGSPWRNFYVWSDTPDKYPEARVIFQDFENSNWAWDPVAKAYYWHRFYSHQPDLNYDNPLVRKAILRVLDFWFGMGVDGMRLDAVPYLYERDGTNCENLPETHAFLKELRSYVDARYPNRMLLGEANQWPEDAVAYFGDGDECHMAFHFPIMPRLFMALWMEDRFPIVDILEQTPSIPESCQWALFLRNHDELTLEMVSDEERDYMYRVYARDSKARINLGIRRRLAPLMGNNRRKIELMNALLFSLPGTPIIYYGDELGMGDNYFLGDRNGVRTPMQWSPDRNAGFSKANPQKLYLPVIIDPEYHYEVINVETQERNLSSMLWWMRRVISVRKRFKAFGRGEIQFLYPQNPKVLAFVRRFEDEIILVVINLSRFSQVAELNLSQYEGYVPEEVFSGNRFPRIEGQKPYTLTLGIDDYFWFILRKERERVSVPQGEAIPAFEIKEGPSESSPHLPWDELAGGPIADYLKRCPYFGGKGKEIRRLSVVDHVPSARGRPHLSSMLFLQATYAQGETAQIFLHVDLARGEEAASVRLAHPESVIARLSIEGDESILYDGIYSPAHCEAVLDLISHRRKVRGDVGYVVGHAGKGIRKLLEGKNMSPSRALAPCRWMSSVAYGPSLVLKFYHKFEGGISVSEEVLRYLTEEVAFPYLLPYVGSLRYAAGDKVSTIGLLQGNVPNQGDGWQYAVGAAELFFERVLSSQNGGGAVKVQELASEWIDGLFIEMVELLGRRTAQLHAALSSSRKNQAFAPEPFSKLYQRSVYQSMRNEVGRCMEILSAKANLLPEDKRPNALKVLSLKREILEQMRKVVANKMDAQKIRVHGDYHLGQLLFTGKDFVIANFEGDMARPLSERRLKRSALRDVAAMIYSLYRAAAVSLSKMSAIRPEEADVLKPWLEPWQDVMAGAFLRSYVDEAKGQPFLPKDESSLNVWLEAFLLERAICELEFELSEEEGKIEIPIGEIERILKHS, translated from the coding sequence GTGAATAAGCTTTCGACGCCGGTCGATAACCCCCTCTGGTATAAAGACGCCATCATCTACGAAACCCACATCAGGTCCTTCTGCGATAGCGACGACAACGGAATGGGGGACCTTCGCGGTCTTACGAGCAAGCTCGAGTATTTGAGAAGCCTCGGCATCACCGCAATCTGGCTCCTACCATTTTACCCTTCTCCGCTTAAGGACGACGGCTACGACATAGCCGATTATTTCGCCGTCCATCCAGACTACGGCACCATAGGGGATTTCCGCGCGTTTTTGAGGCGAGCCCACGACATCGGCATAAAGGTCATAACGGAGCTGGTGTTGAACCATACCTCCGACCAGCATCCATGGTTTAAGCGAGCTCGCACCGCAAAGCCGGGCTCTCCGTGGAGGAATTTTTACGTCTGGAGCGATACTCCCGATAAATATCCCGAGGCGAGGGTCATATTCCAAGATTTTGAGAACTCTAACTGGGCCTGGGACCCGGTGGCCAAGGCTTACTACTGGCACCGCTTTTACTCCCACCAGCCGGATCTGAACTACGACAATCCCTTAGTGAGGAAGGCGATATTGCGGGTTTTGGACTTCTGGTTCGGCATGGGCGTCGACGGCATGAGATTGGACGCGGTGCCATATCTTTACGAACGCGATGGAACCAACTGCGAAAATCTCCCAGAGACCCATGCCTTTTTAAAAGAGTTGCGCTCCTATGTGGATGCGCGCTACCCCAACCGGATGCTTTTGGGCGAGGCCAACCAGTGGCCGGAGGACGCTGTGGCCTATTTCGGAGACGGCGACGAATGCCATATGGCTTTCCACTTCCCGATAATGCCGAGGCTCTTTATGGCTCTGTGGATGGAGGACCGTTTCCCTATAGTGGATATACTGGAACAGACGCCATCGATACCGGAGAGCTGTCAGTGGGCGCTGTTTTTGCGCAACCATGACGAGCTCACCCTCGAGATGGTGAGCGACGAGGAGCGCGATTATATGTACCGCGTCTATGCCAGGGATTCGAAGGCGCGGATAAATCTCGGCATCCGCCGGAGGCTCGCCCCCCTGATGGGCAACAACAGGCGGAAGATAGAGCTCATGAACGCGCTTTTGTTTTCCCTCCCTGGGACGCCCATCATATATTACGGCGACGAGTTGGGGATGGGGGATAACTACTTCTTGGGAGACCGAAACGGCGTGCGCACCCCTATGCAGTGGAGCCCCGACAGAAACGCCGGTTTTTCTAAAGCCAACCCACAGAAGCTGTACCTTCCCGTCATAATCGACCCGGAATACCACTATGAGGTCATAAACGTGGAGACGCAAGAGCGCAATCTCTCTTCTATGCTCTGGTGGATGCGCCGGGTTATTTCCGTGAGAAAGCGCTTCAAAGCCTTCGGCAGAGGGGAGATACAATTCCTTTACCCGCAAAATCCGAAGGTGCTGGCTTTCGTCCGCCGCTTTGAAGACGAAATAATCTTGGTTGTGATAAACCTCTCCCGCTTTTCTCAAGTTGCAGAGCTGAATTTGTCTCAATACGAAGGCTACGTGCCCGAGGAGGTGTTCAGCGGTAATCGCTTCCCGCGGATCGAGGGGCAAAAGCCGTACACCTTGACGCTGGGCATCGACGACTATTTCTGGTTTATCTTGCGAAAAGAGAGGGAGCGCGTCTCTGTCCCTCAAGGGGAGGCCATCCCTGCCTTTGAGATAAAGGAAGGCCCTTCAGAATCGTCTCCGCACCTACCCTGGGACGAGCTGGCCGGGGGGCCGATCGCCGATTATTTGAAGAGGTGTCCCTACTTCGGAGGGAAAGGAAAAGAGATCAGGCGCCTCAGCGTCGTAGATCACGTGCCGAGCGCGCGCGGCCGGCCGCACCTATCGAGTATGCTCTTTCTCCAAGCCACCTACGCTCAGGGAGAAACGGCGCAGATCTTCCTTCACGTGGACCTTGCAAGAGGGGAAGAGGCCGCCTCTGTGCGGCTTGCTCACCCCGAGAGCGTTATAGCCCGCCTATCAATCGAAGGTGACGAAAGCATCCTCTACGATGGCATATACAGCCCGGCCCATTGCGAGGCCGTCTTGGATCTCATATCCCACAGGAGGAAGGTGCGCGGCGATGTGGGGTATGTTGTGGGCCATGCCGGTAAGGGCATAAGGAAGCTGTTGGAAGGTAAAAACATGTCGCCGTCCAGGGCGTTGGCGCCCTGCAGATGGATGAGCTCTGTCGCTTACGGCCCTTCGCTCGTTTTGAAGTTCTATCACAAATTTGAGGGCGGAATAAGCGTGAGCGAGGAAGTTTTACGCTATCTTACGGAGGAAGTTGCCTTCCCTTATCTCCTACCATATGTGGGATCGCTCAGATACGCGGCGGGCGATAAGGTATCTACGATCGGGCTGCTGCAGGGAAACGTACCGAACCAGGGGGATGGCTGGCAATATGCCGTAGGGGCGGCCGAGCTGTTTTTCGAGCGGGTGCTCTCGTCTCAAAACGGCGGCGGGGCCGTGAAGGTGCAAGAGTTGGCAAGTGAATGGATAGACGGGCTGTTCATCGAGATGGTGGAGCTTTTAGGGAGGCGCACGGCGCAGCTTCACGCAGCCTTGAGCTCGTCGAGGAAAAACCAAGCCTTCGCCCCAGAGCCATTCTCCAAGCTCTACCAGAGGTCGGTATATCAGTCGATGAGGAACGAAGTGGGCCGCTGCATGGAGATCCTGTCCGCAAAGGCAAACCTTTTGCCGGAAGATAAACGCCCCAACGCCCTGAAGGTCCTGAGTCTCAAGAGAGAGATCTTGGAGCAGATGAGGAAGGTCGTCGCAAACAAGATGGATGCCCAAAAGATCCGCGTCCACGGCGACTACCACTTGGGACAGCTCCTGTTTACCGGCAAGGATTTCGTCATAGCTAACTTCGAGGGCGACATGGCGCGACCTTTGAGCGAACGGAGGCTGAAGCGCTCGGCGCTCAGAGACGTTGCAGCCATGATCTATTCCCTCTACAGAGCTGCGGCAGTCTCCTTATCCAAGATGTCGGCCATCAGGCCGGAAGAGGCCGACGTTCTGAAGCCCTGGCTTGAGCCATGGCAGGATGTGATGGCGGGGGCTTTCTTGCGTTCCTACGTGGACGAGGCGAAGGGCCAACCGTTCCTACCCAAGGACGAGTCTTCTCTTAATGTATGGCTTGAGGCGTTTTTGCTCGAGAGGGCGATCTGCGAACTGGAGTTCGAGCTTTCAGAGGAAGAGGGGAAAATCGAGATACCCATAGGCGAGATCGAGCGGATCTTGAAGCATTCTTAA
- a CDS encoding DUF3536 domain-containing protein, translating to MERYICIHGHFYQPPRENPWLEEVELEESAHPYHDWNERITAECYAPNTASRILGSDRRIVAIVNNYAKISFNIGPTLFSWMKKHAPETYEAIRAADEEARARFSGHGSAIAQAYNHMIMPLAVERDVRTQVLWGMRDFEDAFGRRPEGMWLPETAVDVKTLEVLADCGIKFTILAPHQAARCRKMGEAEWRDVSGGKIDPKRPYLCRLPSGKAIAIFFYDGPISNDIAFGGLLNNGEAMAGRLAGAFSDKRDGAQLVHIATDGESYGHHHRFGDMALAYCLDYLESKGLAKVTVYGEYLEKYPPTHEVEIVEGSSWSCIHGVGRWKENCGCNSGLHPGWQQEWRKPLREAADWLRDELAAVYEEHGGGLFLDPWRARDEYIRVILDRSKENVVSFLTEQAGRELSDAETVKALKLLEMERHAMLMYTSCGWFFDEISGIESVQVMKYASRAIQLAACVSGASLEDGYLSILEKAPSNIREVGNGRNAYERFVRPSQVDILRVGAHFAISSLFEEEPEDVDVYCYTVQCDCLDKVKAGKLTLGTGRALFTSNVTFDEKKVAFAALHMGDQNVLGGLREQTGNGEFDALTAKMKEALGVGDVSLLVRLMDDYFGDHNYTLKHLFKDQQRKVLDRILGESLDDITNVAFRRILEDNYTIMNFLKEMGIAFPKPLEAVAEVVLNADILKLLGEEAPDLEALRRTVEDVKRWNIPLDEGAVGLAASSCADVLLLKLKEEPFDVELLEEIDGTLQLLDELSLSIYPWKAQNVYFLLTKEVYPTAKEHLSGEEADRWVKLFKRVGEHLKVQVA from the coding sequence ATGGAACGCTACATTTGTATTCATGGGCACTTTTATCAGCCTCCGAGAGAAAACCCGTGGCTTGAAGAGGTGGAACTTGAGGAATCTGCCCATCCTTATCACGACTGGAACGAACGCATAACGGCCGAGTGTTACGCACCGAATACAGCTTCGCGGATACTGGGAAGCGACAGGCGCATCGTGGCTATCGTGAATAACTACGCCAAGATCAGCTTCAACATCGGCCCTACGCTCTTCTCTTGGATGAAAAAACACGCACCCGAAACCTATGAGGCGATAAGGGCGGCGGACGAAGAGGCCAGGGCGCGCTTTTCAGGGCACGGAAGCGCCATCGCCCAGGCTTACAATCACATGATAATGCCCTTGGCAGTTGAGCGCGACGTGCGCACTCAAGTCCTCTGGGGCATGCGCGACTTCGAAGATGCTTTCGGCAGAAGGCCCGAGGGGATGTGGCTTCCGGAGACAGCGGTGGATGTAAAGACGCTCGAGGTCTTGGCCGACTGCGGCATCAAATTTACGATCCTCGCGCCGCATCAGGCCGCCAGATGCCGGAAGATGGGCGAGGCGGAGTGGCGCGATGTGAGCGGCGGGAAGATAGATCCTAAGCGCCCATACCTCTGCAGGCTCCCCTCAGGCAAGGCGATCGCGATCTTCTTCTACGACGGCCCCATATCGAACGACATAGCCTTCGGAGGCCTCCTTAACAACGGCGAAGCCATGGCCGGCCGCCTCGCGGGGGCTTTTTCGGATAAACGAGACGGAGCTCAGCTCGTGCACATAGCCACAGACGGCGAGAGTTATGGGCATCATCACCGCTTCGGCGATATGGCGCTGGCGTATTGCCTGGACTACCTCGAGTCGAAGGGGTTGGCCAAGGTGACGGTGTACGGGGAATACCTCGAAAAATACCCCCCGACCCACGAGGTAGAGATCGTGGAAGGTTCATCGTGGAGTTGCATCCACGGCGTAGGGCGGTGGAAGGAAAACTGCGGCTGCAACAGCGGTCTCCATCCCGGCTGGCAGCAAGAGTGGAGGAAGCCCCTTAGGGAGGCCGCAGACTGGCTCAGAGACGAACTTGCCGCCGTCTACGAGGAGCATGGAGGGGGGCTTTTTTTGGATCCGTGGAGAGCGAGGGATGAGTATATCCGCGTGATCTTAGACAGGTCAAAAGAGAACGTAGTTTCGTTCTTGACGGAACAGGCCGGTAGGGAGCTTTCGGATGCAGAAACAGTTAAAGCGTTGAAGCTCTTGGAGATGGAACGCCACGCAATGCTCATGTATACGAGTTGCGGCTGGTTTTTCGACGAGATTTCCGGCATCGAGAGCGTCCAGGTGATGAAATACGCCTCACGAGCGATACAGCTCGCCGCTTGCGTCTCGGGTGCTTCGCTTGAAGACGGCTACCTTTCGATCTTAGAAAAGGCGCCGAGCAACATCAGGGAAGTAGGAAATGGCAGGAACGCCTATGAGCGGTTCGTCCGCCCGTCTCAGGTGGACATACTGCGCGTGGGGGCCCACTTTGCCATATCGTCTCTCTTCGAAGAGGAGCCGGAAGACGTGGATGTCTATTGCTACACAGTGCAGTGCGACTGTCTCGACAAAGTCAAGGCCGGGAAGCTCACCCTCGGCACGGGGAGGGCCCTCTTTACCTCGAACGTTACGTTCGATGAGAAGAAGGTGGCTTTCGCTGCCCTCCATATGGGTGACCAGAACGTCTTGGGGGGGTTAAGAGAACAGACTGGCAACGGCGAGTTCGACGCGCTGACGGCGAAGATGAAAGAGGCGCTCGGTGTGGGCGATGTCTCGCTGCTCGTGCGGCTCATGGACGATTACTTCGGCGACCACAACTATACGTTGAAACACCTGTTCAAAGATCAACAGAGGAAGGTTTTGGATCGCATTCTCGGAGAGTCGTTGGATGATATCACTAACGTGGCATTTCGCAGGATTCTCGAGGATAACTACACCATTATGAATTTCCTCAAGGAGATGGGAATTGCCTTCCCGAAGCCCCTCGAGGCCGTGGCGGAGGTGGTGTTAAACGCCGACATCTTGAAGCTTTTGGGCGAAGAGGCACCCGACCTCGAGGCCTTAAGGCGCACCGTGGAAGACGTCAAGCGATGGAATATTCCTCTGGACGAGGGGGCAGTCGGCCTTGCGGCATCCAGCTGCGCCGATGTCCTGCTGTTAAAGTTGAAAGAGGAGCCTTTCGATGTAGAGCTGTTGGAAGAGATCGACGGCACGCTTCAGCTATTGGATGAATTATCGTTGTCTATATACCCGTGGAAGGCTCAAAACGTGTACTTCCTCCTGACGAAGGAGGTTTATCCTACCGCGAAAGAGCATTTGAGCGGCGAGGAGGCCGATCGATGGGTAAAACTCTTCAAGAGGGTTGGGGAGCACCTGAAGGTTCAGGTTGCGTGA